TTGGGGAAGTCGGTCACATAGGCCGCAAGCTGGCCGTTCGCCAGCGCGGCCAGCGCGGCGGCGTTGTCCACCAGCTCGCCCCGGGCAAAGTTCAGCAGCCGCAGGCCCGGCTTGCAGCCCCGGAATACCCCCTCGTTCATAAAGCCCCTGGTCTGGTCGTTCACCGGCAGGTGCAGGGTGATGTAGTCGCACTGGGCCAGCAATTCGGTCAGGCTCACGCTGTGGGTCACGCTGCGCGAGAGCATCCAGGCAGCATCCACCGAGATGTAGGGGTCATAGCCGTACACGTCCATGCCCAGGTGCGCGGCGGCGTTCGCCACCTTCACGCCGATGGCCCCAAGGCCCACCACGCCCAGCTTTTTGCCCGCAAGCTCAGGCCCCACAAACTGGCCCTTGCCCTTTTCCACCAGCTTTGCCACCGCGTCGCCCTCGCCCGCAAGGCCCTGCACCCACTGCATGGCGGGCCACAGGTTGCGGCTGGCCAGCACCAGGGCGCCGATGGTCAGCTCGGCCACGCCGCCCGCGTTTGCGCCGGGCGTGTTGAACACCACGATGCCCGCCTCGCTGCATTTTTCCACCGGGATGTTGTTCACGCCCGCCCCCGCCCGGCCAATGGCCAAAAGGGTATCCGGCAGCTCCATCTCGTGCATCTGGGCGCTGCGCACCAGAATGCCCTGGGCCGCCGCGCCCTCCTCGTCGATGCGGAACTGGCTGGGCCCCAGCTTTGCCAGGCCCGCGGGGGAGATATTGTTCAGGGTCTTTATATCAAACATGTCACAGGTTCCTTTCTGTAAAAGCGTCAACCGTTCTTTTTGGCGAAGTCCTCCATGAACTGCACCAGCTTTGCCACGCCCTCGGCGGGCATGGCGTTGTAAATGGAAGCCCGCATGCCGCCCACCAGCCGGTGGCCCTTCAGGTTCACAAAGCCCGCGGCCGCCGCCTCGGCGCAGAACTTTTTGTCGGTGTCCGCGTCCGGGCTGGTGAAGGTCACGTTCATAATGCTGCGGAACTCCTTCTTCACCGGGTTTTTAAAGAATGCCTGCCCGTCCAGATAGTCGTACAGCAGCGCGGCCTTGGCGTTGTTGCGCCTCTCCATCTCGGCAAGGCCGCCGATTTCCTGCTCGATGTATTTCAGGGTCAGGCCCATCATGTAAATGCACCAGCAGGGGGGCGTGTTGTACATGCTGTCCGCCTCCAGAATGGTCTGGTAATTCAGCATGCTGGGCACCGTTTCGGCCGCTTTGCCCACCAGGTCCTCCCGCACCACGGCCACCGCCATGCCCGCCGGCGCCACATTCTTCTGCACGCCAAAGTACAAAAGGCCGTACTTTGCAACGTCGGTGGGGCGCGACAGAATGCAGCTGCTCATGTCCGCCACCAGGGGCACGCCGGGCACCTGGGGCAGCTTGGTGTAGCGGGTGCCGAAAATGGTGTTGTTCTCACAGATGTGCACATAGCTTGCGCCGGGGGTGTAGGCGATCCTGTCCACATCCGGGATATAAGTAAAGTTCTCGTCCTTTGAGGAAGCCACCAGGTTCACCTTGCCGAACTTGGCCGCCTCCTTGGCCGCCCGGCCCGAAAAGTTGCCGGTCACAATGTAATCGGCCTGGCCGGTGGTCATCAGGTTCAGGGGCACCATGTCGAACTGGGTCGAAGCGCCCCCCTGGAAAAAGCCCACCTTATAATTTTCCGGGATGCCCAGCACCCGCCGCAGCGCGGCCTCGGTCTCTCGGATGATGCCCTCAAAGCTACTGCTGCGGTGACTCATCTCCATCACGGACTGGCCGGATGAACCGTAGTCCATCAGTTCCGATTGGGCGGTGCGCAGCACCTGCTCAAACAGCATGGACGGGCCCGCGCTGAAATTGTACACTCTTGCCATAGCTTTATCCCTCCGAAATCGTTTTGCCGCGCAAACGGTGCGGTAACTTTAGTATAGTATAAAGCAAAAGCAAAAGCCAGAACCAACTTGCCCAAAAAAACGGCCGTTTTTCCGCCACAGACGCACAAACGCCACAAATGTCCTTATGCTGCGCACAATTCATCCCCTGCTCACGGCGCAGAAAGGCCCTGCCTGGTTTGAAGCCGGGCAGGGCCTTTCCGCTATGAAGAAAAAGAAGGGGCTTTACTTGTCGTCCAGCACGATGGCCTGGGTCAGGTGGCGGGGGCTGTCGGCGTCGATGTTCTTTTTTTCGGCAATGTAGTAGCCCAAAAACTGGCCGATGAAGCCGATCAGGGCCGCATTCTGCTGGGCGTTGTAGCCGCAGCCCAGCTCCAGGGTGTAGTCCGCGTCCGGCATGGCCGCGGCTACCCCGTCGCCGATGGCCGCGGTCACCGCGCCGTAGCTCTTCATCTGGCGCAAAAGCTTTGCGTCGTCCTCCAGCGCGGCGGGGTGGGCCAGGGTCAGCACCAGGGTGTTTTCGTCCACCAGGCTCATGGGCCCATGGCGGTATTCCAGGCTGTAATAGGCCTCGGAGTTGGCAATGCCCATCTCCTTCATCTTGTTCATGCACTCGTTCGCCACGCCGTAATAAAGGCCCTGGCCCAGGGTGATGAACAGGTTGAGCTCGTGGTGGCGCCCAATGATGTCCCGTGCCAGATTGTCCATCTGCACCAGCAGCCGCCGGGCGTTGGCCGGGTAATCGGCCATGGCGTCGATCTCGTCCTGTTTGCCGCCCGCGTACATGCTCATAATCACCGCCAGGTACACCATGCTGGTAAAGCTGCGGGTCATGATCACGCTGTCCTCCGCCGTTTCGGGCGACAGGATATACGCGTCGTTGTACTGTTCGGAATCCTTGTCGCAGGTGATGGCCAGGCTCTTCACCCCGGGGAAGGTGCGCGCCTTGTCAATGGCCATGCGCACCTCGGTGGTGTAGCTCTTGCGGGTGATGGGCAGCACCAGGACCCTTTTCCCCTTCAGGTAAACCTCCGGGAAAAAGTACAGCTCCGAGCAGCACACCGCCTTGGCCGGGGTGGCGTTGTAGGCGCACCAGGCGTGGGCCGCGGTCTGGGCCAGGTACAGGCTGGTGCCGCAGCCGGTGAAGATTAGCTCGTCGTAGGGCTCGGCGAACACCTTGTCCAGGGTGGCAAAAATGGCGGGCAGCGCGGCGTTGATGGCCGCGAACGAGTCCGCCTGGCCGTAGATCTCACTGTAGGTGAGGGAACTGTTTTTCTTTTCCATGATAAAACTCCTTTGTTGATACAGGATGTGGTCTTTCGGTCCCTTGCCGCATCATTGGGCCGAGGAGTCAAAAATCCTTCGCTTCATGGCGGTTCCTTTCCGTTTCATGCTTTTGGGGCGGCGGCGCTCACAGCTCGATCACCGGAATGCCCAGCAGCTTTGCCAGCTGGGCCAGCTCGTCGGCCACATCCTGCCAGACCACGCTGTAGTGGTGGCTCATACCGTTCTCGGCAATCTTATGCACCAGCTCCATCACGGGGGTCTTCACCTTCACGTTCACCATGGCGCCGCGGGTGCAGCGGCTGGTGGGCAGGGCGGTGCCCCGCAGAAGGAACAATTTGTACTGTCCGTCAATGTTGGAAAACCGCGCCGCAGTCACCGGCCCTTCCTTCAGCGAACACCAGAACGCGGTTCCCTGGCCCGCCAGCGGGTGGTTGCACATGCTCACCCCGTCCGAGAGGTTGTGCACGCTGGGCGCCGCGTTGCCGCAGTGCCAGAAGGTCACGGTGTTTTCCTCTTCGTCCAGGTTGATCAGGTCGGTAATGAAGGGGGGCAGGCCGGTCAGCACGTTCTGCACCGCGCCCGCAAGGCCCGCGTCCATATCGCCCTCGCAGCTGATGAACAGCCCCTCATCGTTCAGGCGGCCCAGCACCGCGCAGGGGGTCATGTGCAGGTTGCCCATCTCGGGCCAGCACTTGATGGCCGCGCAGTCGTAGCCCTGGCGGGGCATTAGCTTTTTCAGCGTCAGGTACAGCCGGGCGTGGTTTTCCAGGTGGCCGTCCGGCAGGGCGGTGGTGTCCCAGGTCCCGGCGGTGCGCTTCATCTCGGCCTCCACCTCGGTAAAGGGCAGGGCGGCCATCTCGTCGCACACCACCTTCAGGTCGGTCTCCTCCACATTAACGCCAAAGGTTTTGCGAATGGCCACCTCGTCGAAGGCACAGTTGTAAAAGGCCGTGGGCCGGTAGCCGAACAGCCCGAAGGTGAGCCCCTGCAGGTTCTTGCGGGCGGCGTAGGCGTTCACCAGGTCGTGCAGCTCCTTTTCCACCCGCGCCTCTTCCTTGTTGCCGTACACGATGTGCCAGGGCGCGCCGATGCGCCGCAGCGAGGCGCCGTTCATGGTGGCGCTGCACAAGGCGTTCGCATACAGCCGGTCCTGCCGCACCCACTGCTCTTCGCGGGGGGCCCACAGCACCAGGGGCACCCGCAGCGCGTCCGCCAGCCCGCAGGCAATGTCGTCGCCGGTAAAAGCGCCGTACACCAGCAGGATCAGGTCAACCCCGCAGCGCTTGAAATCCCCGATGCAGGCCTGCAGGTCCTCCTTGGTGCACACCAGCCACTCAAAGCGGTGCACCCGGCTGTTGGGCAGGTGGCTTTCGGCCCAGTCGCCGTATTCCTTAAAGCGCTTTTCGGGCAGTTCCCGGGGCCACCTGCCGGACACGGTCACGATAAACCCCACGTTCAGTTGTTTTTTCATGTTGCGCTCTCTCGCTTTCTTTCAAACCTGCCGGCGCCCGCCGCAAACTCCTGCGGCGGGCAGCCGGGAAGGGCTTTTACACCGTGCCCGCAGAGCCGGACAGGCGGATGATGCCCTTGATGTCCTCGGCCAGCGCGTCGCTGGCCGCCTGGCTCAGCTTCCAGGAATGGCCCTGGTGGTCCATCTGCTCCAGCGCCTCCTGGTAATGCTGCACGTATTTGTAACGGATCTCGGTGCCGAAGTTGATCTTGGCCACCCCCAGCTGAATGGCGTCGCGCACCACGCTCTCCTCCATGCCAGTGCAGCCGTGCAGCACCAGCGGGATATCGGTGAATCGGCGCACCGCCTCCAGCACGTCCAGATGGATCTCCGGCTTGCCCCGGTAATAGCCGTGGGCGTTCCCGATGCCGATGGCCAGGGTGTCCGGCCGGCACAGCTCCAAAAAGTGCCGCACCTCGTCCGGGTCCACGATGTTCTTGTTTTCCATGGGCACGCCGTTGTCCAGCCGCAGCAGCTCGCCGATCTCGGCCTCCACCGGCACCCCAAAGCACTTTGCCACCCGCAGCACCTCGTTGGTCATGGCGGCGTTCTCCTCGATCGGGTGGGTGGAGCCGTCGATCATCAGGCTGGTAAAGCCGAGCTTCAGCATTTCCATGCAGGTCTCAAAGCTGTCGCCGTGATCCAAATGGATCGACACGGGCACATCCACCTTATTTGCGCACCACCTGGCCACCTGCACGAACCAGTCGTGCCCGGAATAGGCGCCGGTGGCCACATAGTGGGCCAGGATAATGGGGCTGCGCATCTCCTGCGCGGCCTTGCAGCAGGCCCAGATAATGTCGTAGTTGCCGCCCTGGGTGTTGATGGCGGGAATGGCAAAGCCCTCCCGCGAGGCGCGCTGCATCAGTTCCAGATTGTTGGTCAGCATAAAGCATCCTCCATTTTACAGTTTGGGGTGCCGCAGCACCGTCACAGGCGGCCGCCCGGCAATGAGCCGGGTCCCGTCCGAATAGCCCTCTTCTCTGCCCTCCAGCTCCCGGGCCAGCAGCCCGCGCAGCCGGGCCAGCGTCTGCGCGCAGGCGGCTTCGCCCGCCAGGTCGCGCAGCTCCCTCGGATCCGCCGCAAGGTTGAACAGCTGCTCACGCCCGGTGTGGGAATACCAGATGTACTTGTATTCCCCCTCCAGCAGGTAGTGGGCGGAGTGGGGCGGCCCGCTCTGGGCGGTGTGTTCGCCGTGCAGGCTCTGCCGCACCGGCACCCCCGCGCGGGCCGCGTCCAGCAGGGGCTTTCCGTCCACGCAGCCCGGAATGGGCACGCCCGCAATGGCAAGCAGGGTGGGCATCACGTCCCGCAGCTCCGCCAGCGCCGTGCACCGCCCGCCCCGGGGCAGGCCCAGGTGGCCGCCGGGGTCCCACAAAAGCAGGGGCACGTGGGCGCTGCCCTCGTAGGGCTGGCTCTTGCGCAGCATGCAGTGGTCGCCCAGCATCTCGCCGTGGTCGCTGGTAAACAGTACCACCGTGTCGTTTAAAACGCCCTCGTCCTTCAGCTCCCGGATCAGCCGCCCCACCTGGTGGTCCAGGTGGGTGATCAGCCCGAAGTACCCCGCCTGCATGGCGTGCACCTGCGGCCCGCTCAGCGCGGCGGTAAAGCCGTCGGCGGTGTTGGCCGCCGGGTCCGGCCGCACGGCCCAGTCCCCCATGGCGGGGGGCGCCAGCGCGCGCCGGTCATACAGCTCAAAATAGGGCGCCGGCGGGTCCAGGGGCGGGTGGGGCGCCACAAAGCTGGTCCAAAGGAAAAACGGCTTTGTGGGGTCGCGCCGGCGCAGAAAATCGGCCGAGCGCGTCACCGTCCAGTTGGTGGGGTGGGCCCGCTCCGGCCCGGCCCAAGGCCGCGCCGCCCAGGAATTGCAGCCCAGGCCCAGGTCGTTGATGGTGGCGTCCGCCCCCACCGCGCCCTGCAGATAGGGCAGGTAATCGTCGATGCGGCCCATCCACTGCCGCGCCGCCGTGCCGGTATTGCGGTAGGGCAAAAAGCCGTCGTGCAGGTCCACGCTGTGAAAGCCCAGCAGGCTGCGGGGCGGCCACACGTGCATCTTGCCCGCGCAGTGGGTGTGGTAACCCGCCCGGGCCAGCTCCCCCGGCAGGGTCACGGGGTAATCCCAATCCACCCCGTCCTGGTAGCCCACCCGGCCGTGCCGCTCCTGGCTCTGGCCGGTGAACAGCGCCGCCCGCGCCGGGATGCAGGTGGGGGTGGCGCTGTAGCAGCGGGTAAAGGCCACGCCCTCGTTTGCCAGGGTGTCCAGATGGGGGGTCTCCAGGTCCGGGTGGCCCAGCGCGCCGATGCAGTCGAACCGCATCTGGTCCGCGGTGATGAGCACCAGGTTCAGGCGTTTCATCTCATCATCCCTTCACGGCGCCGGCCACCAGGCCCTTGATCATGTATTTCTGGAAGAAGAAGAACAGTAGCAGCATGGGCACGGTGCCCACGATAGAGATGGTGTTGATAAGCGACCAGTCGTACGAAAGCTCGCCCAGGTACCGCAGGGCCACCCCGGCCGACATGGTGCGCAGGCTGTCGGTCTGGATCAGGGTGATGGCGTGCAGGTAGTCGTCCCAGGTCATCAAAAAGGCGTAAATGCCCACCGCCAGCATGCCGGGCTTCACCAGCGGCACCACAATCCTCCACAGCACCTTCAGGCGGCCCGCGCCATCCACATAGGCGGCCTCCTCCAGCGCCTTGGGCACCCCGTCAAAAAAGCTTGCCATCAGCATCACCGTAAAGGGCAGCATGGCGGCCGTCAGGGCGAATACCAGGCCGGTCAGGGTGTTGATCAGGTGCATCTTGTTCATCAGGCCGTACAGGCTGATCATCCGGCTCACCACCGGGAACATCTGGCTGGAAAGCAGCGCCGCCATCACCCAGCCGTTCCAGCGGAAGTGGAACCGGCTCAGCGCGTAGCCCGAAAGGATCGCCAGGCAGGTGGTGATCAGGGCCGTGGCGCCGGATACGATAAAGTTGTTTTTGTAATAGGTAAAGAAGTCGTTGTTCTTGGTGAACAGGTTCACATAGCTCTGGAAGGTGGGGCTTGCCGGGAAAAAGGTCGGCGTTGCCATATACGCTTCCATGTTGGTCTTAAAGCTGGTCACCAGCACCCAGTACAGCGGGAACAGCAAAAAGAACAAAATCAGGATCAGGATGGCGTACTTGAGAACATTTACCGGCAGATCGCGTTTTTTCATGTCGCTCTTTCCCCCTTCCTCAGTCCATCTCTTCCTTGCGGAAGAGGCGGTTGTACACAAAGATCACCACGATCATCAGCAGCATCCACACGGTGGTCACCGCCGCGCCGCTGCCCAGGTTGTTCGAAACGAACGCCTCGCGGTAGCTCAGGATCGCCAGGGTGGTGGTGGCCCCGTTCGGCCCGCCGCCGGTCATGGTCCAGAACAGCGGGAACTGCTTGAAGTTCTCAATAATGGCCATGCTCACCACAATGCTGATCACGCTCTTCATATAGGGCACCACAATGGCAAAGAACTTTTTGACCCGGCCCGCCCCGTCAATGGTGGCGGCCTCCAGGATATCGTCGGGCACGTTCTGCAGCCCCGAGAGCAGCAGCAGGGTGGTCAGCGGGATCTGCTTCCACAGCGCCGCAATGGCCACGCCCAGCATGGCGGTGGAGGGGTTGTTCAAAATGGCAAAGTCGGTCACCGCGCCGCCGGTGAACATGCCCACCACGTATTTCAGCAGGCCGTACTGCGGCTGGAAGATCCACATCCAGATCAGCGCCGAAATGATGGTGGGCACCACCCAGGGCATCATCATGGCGCTGCGGATGAACCGCGCAAATTTCACGTTGGAGTTCAGGATCAGCGCCAGCGCCATGCCCAGAATGAACTGGGCCAGCACCACGCCGATCACGAACGCGAAGGTGTTCAGCACAGCGGGCAGCATTTTGCCGCCGGTGAACAGCTTGAGGTAGTTGGCGAAATTATTCCACACGCCGGGCTTGCCCGAAATGATATTTTTAATCTTGTAATCCATGAAGCTCTTGATCACCGAGTCCACCACCGGCACCAGGATGAACATGATGGTCACGATCAGGGTGGGCGCGATCAGCGCGGCGGAGAACAGCTGGTCCCCCAGGCGCTTGCGGTTCAGGCGCAGCTGGGCGCGGCCGCCCGCCGTGACCGCTTTATTCTTTGTTCCGGTCATTCTTGACTCCCACTTTCTTTTCTTCATAAAAAGGTGGCGAACGCATGCCCGCGGCGCGGCGCCGCCGGGCAAAAAAGGCTCAACGCGCGGGGCCCGCAGGCCCTAAAAAATCCCGATAAAATGGGCGGGATAGACTCACTGCTCTATCCCGCCCGGGGGGCTATTGATCCCTGTGCGGCCCAAAGCAAGCCGCGCAGTATATTTTATCAGCCGATGATGTTGCTCGCTGCGGTGCGGAAGCTCTCGATGGCCTTATCCACGTCGGTGCCGCCCACGGTCACATCCTGCGCCAGGGTGCACAGCTCCAGGTTCAGATCGCCCAGGGTGGGGATGAACGGGGTGGTGGTCAGGTTCTCGATCGCGCCGGCGGCACCCTCCAGCACCGGGTTCAGCGCCATGGATTCCATGCTCTTGGTGGCGGGGTAGGCCGGGGTGATGTTGGTCATGTAATCCTGCAGCTGGTCGGCGGTCACCAGATATTCGGTGAACAGCCGGGCCGCGGTCTTCTGGTTCTCGCCGTTGTCCATGTAGGCCAGGATGTGGGCCTGCAGCATGGAGGCGCCGTTGCCGCTGCCGCCCTTCAGGGGCTTGGCGGTGGCGGCGAAATTCTTCGCCTCGGGGTTGATGCTCTGCACGCCGTTGAAGCCCCAGCTCTGGTCATAATACATTGCCAGCTGGCCGGTGGCGAACAGCTGCCGCAGATCCTTCAGCTTGGAGTTCTGGGGGTTATAGCCCTTCTTGTCCAGCTCCTGCAGCATGGTGATGGCGTCCTTGAAGCCCTGGTTGTCGATGCTCAGGGTGCCGTCCGGCGCCAACACAGTGCCGCCGAAGTTGTAAACCATCGCGTTGATGGACGAACCGGACACCGCCACCGAAGCGGTGGTCTGGCCAAAGGGATACACCTTGTTGCCGTCGGCGGTCTTCAGCTCCGCCAGCTTGCCGGCCATCTCCAGCATCTCGTCGTAGGTGGTGGGGGGAGCGTTCGGATCCAGGCCGGCCTGGGTGAACAGGTCCTTGTTGTAGTACAGCACGTAGGGCGAGGTGTACATGGGCAGGCCGTAAATTTCGCCGCCGATCTTGCAGCCGTCCAGCACGCTGTCATAAAAGTCCGCCAGGTAATCGGCGGTCAGCACGTCGGTCACAGGCACGGTCAGGCCCGCGTCCTCCAGGGTGGGGATCCAGCCGATCTCGCCAAAGATCATGTCCACCTTGTCGCCGCCGCCCGCCATGTTGATGACCTGGTTCACGATCTCGCCGTAGGGCGCGGTGACCCACTCGATGGTAATGTTGGGGTACTTGGCCTCAAAGCCGGTCTTCACACCCTCCCAGAAGTCGGTGTAGCCCTCTTCCAGCAAAGCGTAGTTTGCGATCTTCAGGGTCACGGTCTCGGTGAACGCCTCGCTGTTTGCCGGGGTCGAGGCAGGCTCGCCGCCGGTCGAGGCCGGGGTGGAAGCGGGGGTGCTGCTGGTGGTGCCGCCGCAGCCTGCCAGGCTGAGTG
This window of the Oscillospiraceae bacterium genome carries:
- the serA_2 gene encoding D-3-phosphoglycerate dehydrogenase — translated: MFDIKTLNNISPAGLAKLGPSQFRIDEEGAAAQGILVRSAQMHEMELPDTLLAIGRAGAGVNNIPVEKCSEAGIVVFNTPGANAGGVAELTIGALVLASRNLWPAMQWVQGLAGEGDAVAKLVEKGKGQFVGPELAGKKLGVVGLGAIGVKVANAAAHLGMDVYGYDPYISVDAAWMLSRSVTHSVSLTELLAQCDYITLHLPVNDQTRGFMNEGVFRGCKPGLRLLNFARGELVDNAAALAALANGQLAAYVTDFPKEELLGVPGVVCIPHLGASTPESEDNCAVMAAEQLADYLLNGNIKNSVNLPEVVLPRAAGKRVCVLHKNEPGLISAITAVTTEAALNIENMMNKSKKDMAYTLLDVTGPVSSQLAQRLEAIPSVVRVRVL
- a CDS encoding 3-phosphoserine/phosphohydroxythreonine aminotransferase, which gives rise to MARVYNFSAGPSMLFEQVLRTAQSELMDYGSSGQSVMEMSHRSSSFEGIIRETEAALRRVLGIPENYKVGFFQGGASTQFDMVPLNLMTTGQADYIVTGNFSGRAAKEAAKFGKVNLVASSKDENFTYIPDVDRIAYTPGASYVHICENNTIFGTRYTKLPQVPGVPLVADMSSCILSRPTDVAKYGLLYFGVQKNVAPAGMAVAVVREDLVGKAAETVPSMLNYQTILEADSMYNTPPCWCIYMMGLTLKYIEQEIGGLAEMERRNNAKAALLYDYLDGQAFFKNPVKKEFRSIMNVTFTSPDADTDKKFCAEAAAAGFVNLKGHRLVGGMRASIYNAMPAEGVAKLVQFMEDFAKKNG
- a CDS encoding sigma factor regulator FecR, with amino-acid sequence MEKKNSSLTYSEIYGQADSFAAINAALPAIFATLDKVFAEPYDELIFTGCGTSLYLAQTAAHAWCAYNATPAKAVCCSELYFFPEVYLKGKRVLVLPITRKSYTTEVRMAIDKARTFPGVKSLAITCDKDSEQYNDAYILSPETAEDSVIMTRSFTSMVYLAVIMSMYAGGKQDEIDAMADYPANARRLLVQMDNLARDIIGRHHELNLFITLGQGLYYGVANECMNKMKEMGIANSEAYYSLEYRHGPMSLVDENTLVLTLAHPAALEDDAKLLRQMKSYGAVTAAIGDGVAAAMPDADYTLELGCGYNAQQNAALIGFIGQFLGYYIAEKKNIDADSPRHLTQAIVLDDK
- a CDS encoding fucose isomerase; this encodes MKKQLNVGFIVTVSGRWPRELPEKRFKEYGDWAESHLPNSRVHRFEWLVCTKEDLQACIGDFKRCGVDLILLVYGAFTGDDIACGLADALRVPLVLWAPREEQWVRQDRLYANALCSATMNGASLRRIGAPWHIVYGNKEEARVEKELHDLVNAYAARKNLQGLTFGLFGYRPTAFYNCAFDEVAIRKTFGVNVEETDLKVVCDEMAALPFTEVEAEMKRTAGTWDTTALPDGHLENHARLYLTLKKLMPRQGYDCAAIKCWPEMGNLHMTPCAVLGRLNDEGLFISCEGDMDAGLAGAVQNVLTGLPPFITDLINLDEEENTVTFWHCGNAAPSVHNLSDGVSMCNHPLAGQGTAFWCSLKEGPVTAARFSNIDGQYKLFLLRGTALPTSRCTRGAMVNVKVKTPVMELVHKIAENGMSHHYSVVWQDVADELAQLAKLLGIPVIEL
- a CDS encoding fructose-bisphosphate aldolase translates to MLTNNLELMQRASREGFAIPAINTQGGNYDIIWACCKAAQEMRSPIILAHYVATGAYSGHDWFVQVARWCANKVDVPVSIHLDHGDSFETCMEMLKLGFTSLMIDGSTHPIEENAAMTNEVLRVAKCFGVPVEAEIGELLRLDNGVPMENKNIVDPDEVRHFLELCRPDTLAIGIGNAHGYYRGKPEIHLDVLEAVRRFTDIPLVLHGCTGMEESVVRDAIQLGVAKINFGTEIRYKYVQHYQEALEQMDHQGHSWKLSQAASDALAEDIKGIIRLSGSAGTV
- a CDS encoding arylsulfatase, producing the protein MKRLNLVLITADQMRFDCIGALGHPDLETPHLDTLANEGVAFTRCYSATPTCIPARAALFTGQSQERHGRVGYQDGVDWDYPVTLPGELARAGYHTHCAGKMHVWPPRSLLGFHSVDLHDGFLPYRNTGTAARQWMGRIDDYLPYLQGAVGADATINDLGLGCNSWAARPWAGPERAHPTNWTVTRSADFLRRRDPTKPFFLWTSFVAPHPPLDPPAPYFELYDRRALAPPAMGDWAVRPDPAANTADGFTAALSGPQVHAMQAGYFGLITHLDHQVGRLIRELKDEGVLNDTVVLFTSDHGEMLGDHCMLRKSQPYEGSAHVPLLLWDPGGHLGLPRGGRCTALAELRDVMPTLLAIAGVPIPGCVDGKPLLDAARAGVPVRQSLHGEHTAQSGPPHSAHYLLEGEYKYIWYSHTGREQLFNLAADPRELRDLAGEAACAQTLARLRGLLARELEGREEGYSDGTRLIAGRPPVTVLRHPKL
- a CDS encoding ABC transporter permease is translated as MKKRDLPVNVLKYAILILILFFLLFPLYWVLVTSFKTNMEAYMATPTFFPASPTFQSYVNLFTKNNDFFTYYKNNFIVSGATALITTCLAILSGYALSRFHFRWNGWVMAALLSSQMFPVVSRMISLYGLMNKMHLINTLTGLVFALTAAMLPFTVMLMASFFDGVPKALEEAAYVDGAGRLKVLWRIVVPLVKPGMLAVGIYAFLMTWDDYLHAITLIQTDSLRTMSAGVALRYLGELSYDWSLINTISIVGTVPMLLLFFFFQKYMIKGLVAGAVKG
- a CDS encoding ABC transporter permease, with protein sequence MTGTKNKAVTAGGRAQLRLNRKRLGDQLFSAALIAPTLIVTIMFILVPVVDSVIKSFMDYKIKNIISGKPGVWNNFANYLKLFTGGKMLPAVLNTFAFVIGVVLAQFILGMALALILNSNVKFARFIRSAMMMPWVVPTIISALIWMWIFQPQYGLLKYVVGMFTGGAVTDFAILNNPSTAMLGVAIAALWKQIPLTTLLLLSGLQNVPDDILEAATIDGAGRVKKFFAIVVPYMKSVISIVVSMAIIENFKQFPLFWTMTGGGPNGATTTLAILSYREAFVSNNLGSGAAVTTVWMLLMIVVIFVYNRLFRKEEMD
- a CDS encoding ABC transporter substrate-binding protein, with amino-acid sequence MKKLLALALALCMALSLAGCGGTTSSTPASTPASTGGEPASTPANSEAFTETVTLKIANYALLEEGYTDFWEGVKTGFEAKYPNITIEWVTAPYGEIVNQVINMAGGGDKVDMIFGEIGWIPTLEDAGLTVPVTDVLTADYLADFYDSVLDGCKIGGEIYGLPMYTSPYVLYYNKDLFTQAGLDPNAPPTTYDEMLEMAGKLAELKTADGNKVYPFGQTTASVAVSGSSINAMVYNFGGTVLAPDGTLSIDNQGFKDAITMLQELDKKGYNPQNSKLKDLRQLFATGQLAMYYDQSWGFNGVQSINPEAKNFAATAKPLKGGSGNGASMLQAHILAYMDNGENQKTAARLFTEYLVTADQLQDYMTNITPAYPATKSMESMALNPVLEGAAGAIENLTTTPFIPTLGDLNLELCTLAQDVTVGGTDVDKAIESFRTAASNIIG